TATGATATCGGCGGAGTGAGTGATCCGACAACATTTATGAGCCGAGCGCAAATTCATGAAGCAAATGCGGTCTCTCGTTTGCAGTATGTGAGTTTCTTTATTTTTGAACCATTGCAATGGATCATTTATTTCGTTGTGCTCACTAGCGGAGTCTCGGGAAGAATGAAATACATGACACAGCAAATGACACATGTGAAAGCATTCCAAAGGATTCTATATGTGATTGGTCTGTTGGCGCTGCTTTTTATCGTACATTTGCCGATCAATGGATTTTATTTTGTGATCGACCATCTGTATCATTTATCAAGCCAAACCGCGAGTTCTTGGTTGGGTGACTTGTTAAAATCGTTTGGACTTGACTTGATTACACAAGTTCCGTTATTTTTGGGCGTTTTCTGGCTGATCAAAAAACAACCCAATCGTTGGTGGATTTCGATCTGGGTGTTGTCAATTCCCATTACGATTTTCCTCATGTTTATCCAGCCGCTCGTCGTGGATCCCATATTTAATACGTTTCAGCCACTGCCTGACCAACAATTGAAAGCGGAAATCATATCGTTGACGACAAAAGCCCACATTCCTACAGATCAAATTTATGTGGTGAATAAATCAAAACAAACAAATGAACTGAACGCATACGTAACAGGAATTGGCAGCCAAACGCGAGTAGTATATTGGGATACGTTATTGCATTCGATGACAAAAGGGGAAATTGTATTTGTTACCGCACACGAAATCGGCCATTATGTGCTGCACCACATTTACATCGGAATTGTGGTGGGTCTGCTCATAGGTTATGGTGTGTTATGGGTGTTTTATCGACTTTATCTGTGGATCGTACAGCGTTTCAAAGAAAGCCTGCATATCGATGGACCGCATGATTTTGTCGCTCTGCCGTTGTTGTTATTGCTGTATTCCGTGCTCTCGTTTGCCATCCTGCCGGTGGAAAACGCAATCTCCCGGACGATGGAACATCAGGCGGATCAATATGCGATGATGTTGACACACGATAAGAAAGATGCGATACAATCGTTTCAAATGTTTGCAAAACATGACTTGCAAGCTGTCAATCCCCCTTTCCTGGTCTACATCTTTTTAGACGATCACCCGACGCTGTTGCAGCGCATCGATTTTGTTGCACA
Above is a window of Fodinisporobacter ferrooxydans DNA encoding:
- a CDS encoding M48 family metallopeptidase, giving the protein MRTVYKALTFTYIVYAVGILAYIYTQDPSRVPVYDIGGVSDPTTFMSRAQIHEANAVSRLQYVSFFIFEPLQWIIYFVVLTSGVSGRMKYMTQQMTHVKAFQRILYVIGLLALLFIVHLPINGFYFVIDHLYHLSSQTASSWLGDLLKSFGLDLITQVPLFLGVFWLIKKQPNRWWISIWVLSIPITIFLMFIQPLVVDPIFNTFQPLPDQQLKAEIISLTTKAHIPTDQIYVVNKSKQTNELNAYVTGIGSQTRVVYWDTLLHSMTKGEIVFVTAHEIGHYVLHHIYIGIVVGLLIGYGVLWVFYRLYLWIVQRFKESLHIDGPHDFVALPLLLLLYSVLSFAILPVENAISRTMEHQADQYAMMLTHDKKDAIQSFQMFAKHDLQAVNPPFLVYIFLDDHPTLLQRIDFVAHWKS